Proteins from one Impatiens glandulifera chromosome 2, dImpGla2.1, whole genome shotgun sequence genomic window:
- the LOC124924574 gene encoding keratin, type I cytoskeletal 9-like, whose protein sequence is MEQALKRNTYDINTLNKTYTKFEKNFFKWQTDLLDYEKENAIELHQEFMDGMSLIQSQMVEIQGHMSRADEEQLEQVESFVRQLQEVEDAEAAANKEKNLTSHGDDNVKKGKGSSRGGNNSREGSNSIGGNNSRGGSCVSTGTRLKRKQTGDGKCRTIKRGGGRNGDRGGGSGGSGRGGRSLLPFHNLLNGEGFRCE, encoded by the coding sequence ATGGAGCAAGCCTTGAAGAGGAACACATACGATATCAATACCCTCAACAAGACTTACACCAAATTCGAAAAGAACTTCTTTAAATGGCAGACTGACTTGCTTGACTACGAAAAGGAAAATGCCATTGAACTTCATCAAGAATTCATGGATGGAATGAGTCTGATTCAAAGTCAAATGGTAGAGATACAGGGTCATATGAGCAGAGCTGATGAAGAGCAATTGGAACAAGTCGAATCATTTGTAAGGCAACTTCAGGAAGTTGAAGATGCAGAAGCAGCTGCTAATAAAGAGAAGAACCTGACTTCCCATGGcgatgataatgttaaaaaggggaaagGAAGTTCTAGAGGTGGCAACAACAGTAGAGAAGGCAGCAACAGTATAGGAGGCAACAACAGTAGAGGAGGCAGTTGTGTTTCAACCGGCACCagattaaaaagaaaacaaaccgGTGATGGTAAATGTAGGACAAtcaaaagaggtggaggtcgcaacggtgatcgtggtggtggaAGTGGTGGAAGTGGTCGTGGTGGCCGTTCTCTCCTTCCTTTTCATAACCTTCTAAATGGTGAAGGATTCAGATGTGAATGA